A region from the Treponema pallidum subsp. pallidum str. Nichols genome encodes:
- a CDS encoding FMN-binding protein — translation MVKRGGAFALCLAVLLGACSFSSIPNGTYRATYQDFDENGWKDFLEVTFDGGKMVQVVYDYQHKEGRFKSQDADYHRVMYASSGIGPEKAFRELADALLEKGNPEMVDVVTGATVSSQSFRRLGAALLQSARRGEKEAIISR, via the coding sequence ATGGTGAAAAGAGGTGGCGCGTTCGCGCTGTGTCTTGCGGTGTTGCTTGGGGCGTGTTCATTTAGTTCTATCCCGAATGGCACGTACCGGGCGACGTATCAGGATTTTGATGAGAATGGTTGGAAGGACTTTCTCGAGGTTACTTTTGATGGTGGCAAGATGGTGCAGGTGGTTTACGATTATCAGCATAAAGAAGGGCGGTTTAAGTCCCAGGACGCTGACTACCATCGGGTCATGTATGCATCCTCGGGCATAGGTCCTGAAAAGGCCTTCAGAGAGCTCGCCGATGCTTTGCTTGAAAAGGGTAATCCCGAGATGGTGGATGTGGTCACCGGTGCAACTGTTTCTTCCCAGAGTTTCAGGAGGTTGGGTGCTGCGCTTCTGCAGAGTGCGCGGCGCGGCGAGAAGGAAGCCATTATTAGCAGGTAG
- a CDS encoding GGDEF domain-containing protein translates to MSRTCVRAYAVFAIAIMVLTVAWFAFSISQAIQRNTVGAQQRFAQVIRRIAPRVTSKRQLTDAEADFIQNLCKNDDLIMALNIFSNRVQLFSWTYDDLMFVAGGGSELVPRSSSLFIKIFSGRVPYQAKDECLLFTAALRVLTPANIFFRGCVVFLVMLTLTISSMVFLVIEYLSVRRFQCAQGDARPRPAGPQGTARSRTDEAQVSPGTPPECQCPSFETHGQDLASKESVSDLEGLHLYNHSDEELFSIHDSVFQEHTGGEGRMSSSSGEEGCGQTLLPVHEKKSTYGLFNPLTGVGWRAYLEERLEAELGRATASEQDLTLMIVQVEHPAHQTAVADAAKKLVEFFKFRDMLFEFEGSCCFAGIVQDASLEEAMVLARDIHKELCGAIESARVLIGIATRTSRLTTAAHLIEEAHASVKRAREDPAHPIIAFEAPHQCGRPYRSSAYRDVPDRSTC, encoded by the coding sequence ATGAGTAGGACGTGCGTGCGCGCCTATGCCGTTTTTGCTATCGCGATCATGGTCTTAACGGTGGCTTGGTTCGCCTTCTCTATTTCACAAGCGATTCAAAGAAATACCGTCGGGGCGCAGCAGCGCTTTGCACAAGTGATCAGGCGGATTGCACCGCGCGTGACATCCAAAAGGCAGTTGACAGATGCAGAGGCGGATTTTATCCAGAATTTGTGTAAAAATGATGACCTTATCATGGCGCTGAATATTTTTTCTAACCGGGTGCAGTTGTTCTCCTGGACGTACGACGACCTCATGTTCGTTGCTGGTGGGGGAAGTGAGTTAGTACCGAGAAGTAGCTCTCTTTTCATAAAAATCTTTTCGGGAAGAGTGCCTTATCAAGCCAAAGACGAATGCTTGTTGTTTACCGCAGCGTTGAGGGTACTCACTCCCGCGAATATCTTTTTTAGGGGTTGCGTGGTCTTTCTGGTTATGCTCACCCTCACCATATCAAGCATGGTCTTTTTGGTTATTGAGTATCTGAGCGTGCGCCGATTCCAGTGCGCACAGGGGGACGCGCGCCCTCGTCCTGCTGGACCTCAAGGTACTGCGCGCTCTCGGACAGACGAGGCCCAGGTGTCGCCTGGTACACCGCCTGAGTGTCAGTGTCCGTCTTTTGAAACTCATGGGCAGGACCTTGCTTCTAAGGAGAGCGTGAGCGACCTCGAAGGTTTACATTTGTACAACCATTCTGACGAGGAGCTTTTTTCCATACATGACTCGGTGTTCCAGGAACATACAGGGGGGGAGGGCCGGATGTCTTCCTCTTCCGGTGAGGAAGGGTGCGGGCAGACGCTGCTTCCCGTTCATGAAAAAAAGAGCACCTATGGTCTTTTCAATCCCTTAACCGGGGTCGGTTGGCGGGCCTATCTGGAGGAAAGGCTTGAGGCAGAATTAGGACGCGCCACCGCTTCCGAACAAGACCTAACGCTAATGATAGTACAGGTGGAGCACCCCGCGCACCAGACAGCCGTTGCGGACGCAGCGAAAAAGCTCGTGGAGTTCTTCAAATTTCGGGATATGCTCTTTGAATTCGAGGGTAGTTGCTGCTTCGCGGGTATCGTACAAGACGCAAGCCTCGAAGAGGCGATGGTACTCGCGAGGGATATACACAAGGAGCTGTGCGGCGCCATTGAGAGCGCACGCGTCCTTATCGGCATCGCGACGCGTACGTCCAGACTAACTACCGCGGCCCACTTAATTGAGGAGGCGCACGCGTCGGTGAAGAGGGCGCGAGAAGACCCCGCACACCCCATCATCGCTTTCGAGGCCCCCCACCAGTGTGGGCGCCCGTATCGGTCTTCAGCTTATAGGGATGTCCCGGACCGGTCTACCTGCTAA
- a CDS encoding motility associated factor glycosyltransferase family protein, translated as MTNVFKKNIRALRMRYQDIALTLERTHSNGIYAGTLTAHTGENIPFFRNNRTLHSRYNPWIEAERTLPAQPCFILFCGIGAGIHISVFLEKFRHACCAVCEFDYASFRALLEQVDLTHIIVQERVHFLHPLTHGSASQEIAQCYMPIIHGNFFVHYLQPWKAFFPTSEQKIAELTSQAMKIIRADFSVQVHFGKLWMRNALLNLRYAQIFTPKLPNINTQTEAIILGAGPSLEKGIEKIRSHRDVYTIFACDTAFPVCCTGGLMPDFFISIDPQYISYAHTMCSFPSQVTAIFDICACPCAVRSFYLNGNSLIFTGGGHPFSVYASRFSSLPFLETSSGTVAGAAYSVASFLGFTRITSVGTDFSYTNGKPYARGTYLSKQFEQKILRISPLETQFCNLMFRTPTRQDNTQGGITYSNEILDQYKRNFDQITPGARPWHAADFRAFPYKQFINFFHAQLRSKHAAALLAMLPFITWYKTKRTPQAPIFRILELVLEDVLRYTRYNE; from the coding sequence ATGACTAATGTGTTTAAAAAAAATATCCGAGCGCTCAGAATGCGCTATCAGGATATCGCCTTGACACTGGAGCGCACCCATTCTAACGGAATATACGCCGGCACATTGACTGCACACACAGGAGAAAACATTCCCTTCTTTAGGAACAATCGGACACTCCACTCAAGATACAACCCATGGATAGAAGCAGAAAGAACTCTGCCTGCGCAGCCATGCTTCATTCTTTTTTGTGGCATCGGGGCAGGTATCCACATCAGTGTTTTCTTAGAAAAATTTCGTCACGCATGCTGCGCGGTATGTGAATTTGATTACGCGAGTTTCCGTGCACTCCTGGAGCAGGTGGACCTCACGCATATTATCGTCCAAGAACGCGTCCACTTTCTTCATCCGCTCACCCACGGTAGTGCATCACAAGAAATTGCACAGTGTTATATGCCCATCATCCACGGCAATTTTTTTGTTCACTATCTACAACCCTGGAAGGCATTTTTTCCCACAAGCGAACAAAAGATCGCTGAGCTTACCAGCCAAGCAATGAAAATCATTCGTGCCGACTTTTCAGTCCAAGTGCACTTTGGAAAGCTTTGGATGAGAAACGCATTACTCAATCTAAGATATGCACAGATATTCACACCAAAGCTACCGAACATCAATACACAAACTGAGGCGATCATATTAGGTGCAGGGCCAAGTCTTGAAAAAGGTATTGAAAAAATACGTTCACATAGGGATGTGTACACTATTTTTGCATGCGATACTGCTTTTCCCGTGTGTTGCACAGGCGGTCTTATGCCAGATTTTTTTATCAGCATTGATCCGCAATACATCTCGTATGCACACACTATGTGTTCATTCCCTTCACAGGTAACTGCAATATTCGACATATGCGCGTGTCCATGCGCAGTACGCAGTTTTTATTTGAATGGTAATTCACTTATTTTCACCGGAGGAGGTCACCCTTTTAGTGTATACGCAAGTCGTTTTTCTTCCCTACCTTTTTTAGAAACTAGTTCGGGAACGGTGGCTGGCGCCGCCTATTCGGTGGCTTCCTTTCTAGGGTTTACCCGTATCACTTCTGTTGGAACAGACTTTTCCTACACCAACGGAAAGCCATATGCACGAGGGACATATCTTTCTAAACAGTTCGAACAGAAAATACTGCGCATATCGCCGCTTGAAACACAGTTCTGTAATCTGATGTTTCGCACCCCGACAAGACAGGACAACACACAAGGAGGAATTACCTACTCAAACGAAATACTCGACCAATATAAAAGAAATTTCGATCAAATTACGCCAGGTGCACGCCCATGGCATGCAGCAGATTTTCGCGCATTTCCCTACAAACAATTTATTAATTTTTTCCACGCACAACTGAGAAGCAAACACGCCGCGGCACTCCTCGCCATGCTACCCTTTATAACGTGGTACAAAACAAAGCGTACACCGCAGGCACCTATCTTTCGAATCCTAGAACTTGTACTGGAGGATGTACTTCGCTATACTAGGTACAATGAGTAG
- a CDS encoding 6-hydroxymethylpterin diphosphokinase MptE-like protein, which produces MSLNLHSKYNPRREAERFVAAILEGRRIVVITEPGESYTAEFLRARFPHAKLIAVRYTNDAFTSSDIQWDAVWRPDCGSLHSFLINHIPDELLGQTAFVPWEPANRIWRAQAQSTWQEITYTIKVIQSEIATRIYFGKRWLLNTLRNVFFLERPVRVCLTAPEVLCVAAGFGLEQITRVGLPIVAVSSALQALLYRNISPDICMSTDGSFWAAEHFPPAPTLPVLFPLEACIPPRVFKYSPISLLNYHSHTEHFFLQHLHIPSVSAQRHGSVMGTALEYLLQCGVHSIYLAGLDLHPGKGFQHARPHASFKRFNPKRTEPLATCIAGNFDNRSLETYAHWFYSLPQEKIQKLTRLNTEHAPPSNVRTITYEDFSQHAFAKKDTFTFSEGPPISRIHKKAVLRHYFERITRSAHHARIASSIASSGIEKEAFEFLAYAELLHLRKNPSQGTQTLIHKVRHEIVQLRNKLSI; this is translated from the coding sequence TCCACTCAAAATATAACCCAAGAAGGGAGGCGGAGCGTTTTGTCGCTGCGATCCTAGAAGGTCGCCGCATTGTGGTAATAACAGAGCCGGGTGAGTCGTACACCGCGGAGTTTTTGCGGGCACGCTTTCCACATGCAAAGCTTATCGCAGTTCGATACACAAACGATGCGTTCACTTCATCCGATATCCAGTGGGACGCAGTCTGGAGACCAGACTGCGGCAGTTTGCATTCTTTCTTAATTAATCATATCCCTGACGAATTGCTCGGGCAAACCGCGTTTGTTCCCTGGGAGCCAGCAAACCGAATATGGCGCGCACAAGCTCAGTCCACATGGCAAGAAATCACCTATACCATCAAAGTAATTCAGAGTGAAATCGCCACGCGCATATACTTCGGAAAACGTTGGTTACTGAATACACTGAGAAATGTATTTTTTCTTGAGCGCCCGGTACGGGTGTGCCTGACCGCACCGGAAGTGTTGTGTGTGGCTGCAGGTTTCGGACTCGAGCAAATCACCCGAGTCGGACTTCCCATAGTTGCGGTCTCCTCAGCACTGCAGGCACTTCTCTACCGCAATATTTCTCCTGATATCTGCATGAGCACGGACGGCAGTTTTTGGGCCGCAGAGCATTTTCCGCCAGCGCCTACCCTTCCGGTGTTGTTTCCCTTAGAAGCGTGCATTCCTCCACGTGTGTTTAAATACTCTCCAATTTCTTTGCTCAACTACCATTCGCATACAGAACACTTCTTTCTGCAACACCTGCACATCCCTTCGGTTTCTGCACAAAGACATGGGAGTGTCATGGGGACTGCACTCGAATATCTTTTACAGTGTGGGGTACATTCTATTTATTTGGCCGGACTCGATTTGCACCCGGGAAAGGGATTCCAACACGCACGTCCACATGCTTCCTTCAAACGTTTTAATCCCAAGAGAACTGAGCCACTTGCGACCTGCATTGCAGGAAATTTTGACAATCGCTCACTAGAAACATACGCACACTGGTTTTACAGTCTCCCACAAGAGAAAATCCAGAAACTTACACGGCTAAATACAGAACACGCACCACCTTCCAATGTACGTACCATCACGTATGAAGATTTCTCCCAACACGCCTTCGCCAAAAAGGATACATTCACCTTTTCAGAAGGGCCGCCGATTTCGCGCATCCACAAAAAGGCAGTGCTCCGCCACTACTTTGAACGCATCACACGCAGTGCACACCATGCACGTATCGCATCCAGTATAGCCAGCTCCGGCATAGAAAAAGAGGCTTTTGAGTTTCTTGCATACGCTGAGCTACTTCACCTGAGAAAAAACCCTTCTCAGGGAACACAAACTCTCATTCACAAGGTGCGCCATGAAATCGTTCAACTTAGGAACAAGCTCAGCATATGA